A single genomic interval of Mauremys reevesii isolate NIE-2019 linkage group 24, ASM1616193v1, whole genome shotgun sequence harbors:
- the KCNJ9 gene encoding G protein-activated inward rectifier potassium channel 3 yields MAKENSGFSTIPETPVSEAKPPLCSRPSKASARLRRENEREKTEKKKRRQRYVEKGGKCNVQHGNVRETYRYLTDIFTTLVDLKWRFSLLVFTLAYAITWLFFGLIWWFIAYCRGDLDHLEDHTWTPCVNNLNGFVSAFLFSIETETTIGYGHRVITDKCPEGIILLLLQAILGSMVNAFMVGCMFVKISQPNKRAETLVFSSHAVVSLRDDRLCLMFRVGDLRSSHIVEASIRAKLIKSKQTQEGEFIPLNQTDMNVGFETGDDRLFLVSPLIISHEINEHSPFWEVSKEQLAKDEFEIVVILEGMVEATGMTCQARSSYLMDEVLWGHRFMSVLSLEDGFYEVDYNSFHQTFEVPTPSCSAKEMAEATARMDAHLYWSIPSRLDEKVEEGTEKEAGDKERNGSLANPETVQINERGPLHEGAGGGFL; encoded by the exons ATGGCGAAGGAGAACTCTGGCTTCTCCACCATCCCTGAGACTCCGGTGAGTGAGGCGAAGCCCCCGCTCTGCTCCCGCCCGTCCAAGGCCTCAGCGCGGCTCCGCAGGGAGAACGAGCGGGAGAAGACTGAGAAGAAGAAAAGGCGCCAGCGGTACGTGGAGAAGGGTGGCAAGTGCAACGTGCAGCACGGCAACGTGCGGGAGACCTACCGCTACCTCACGGACATCTTCACCACCCTGGTGGACCTCAAGTGGCGCTTCAGCCTGTTGGTCTTCACCCTGGCCTACGCCATCACCTGGCTCTTCTTCGGCCTCATCTGGTGGTTCATTGCCTATTGCCGTGGTGACCTGGACCACCTGGAGGACCACACTTGGACACCCTGTGTCAACAACCTCAATGGGTTCGTCTCGGCCTTCCTCTTCTCCATCGAGACAGAGACCACCATTGGCTATGGTCACCGGGTCATTACAGACAAGTGTCCCGAGGGCATCATCCTCCTGCTTCTGCAGGCCATCCTGGGCTCCATGGTCAACGCCTTCATGGTGGGCTGCATGTTCGTCAAGATCTCCCAGCCCAACAAGCGGGCTGAGACCCTCGTCTTCTCCTCCCACGCCGTGGTCTCACTGCGTGACGACCGCCTGTGCCTCATGTTCCGGGTCGGGGACCTGCGCAGCTCCCACATTGTGGAGGCCTCCATCCGGGCCAAGCTGATCAAGTCCAAGCAGACCCAGGAGGGGGAGTTTATCCCTCTCAACCAGACAGACATGAACGTGGGCTTCGAGACAGGCGATGACCGCCTCTTCCTGGTCTCGCCCCTCATCATCAGCCACGAGATCAATGAGCACAGCCCCTTCTGGGAGGTCTCCAAGGAGCAGCTGGCGAAGGACGAGTTTGAGATTGTCGTCATTTTGGAAGGGATGGTGGAGGCCACAG GGATGACCTGCCAGGCCCGGAGCTCCTACCTGATGGACGAGGTGCTGTGGGGACATCGCTTCATGTCAGTGCTGAGCTTGGAGGATGGCTTCTACGAGGTGGACTACAACAGCTTTCACCAGACCTTTGAGGTGCCCACGCCCAGCTGCAGCGCCAAGGAAATGGCCGAGGCCACGGCCCGCATGGACGCCCACCTCTACTGGTCCATCCCCAGCCGGCTGGACGAGAAGGTGGaggaagggacagagaaagaagcAGGGGATAAGGAGAGGAACGGTAGCCTGGCCAACCCGGAGA CTGTACAGATAAATGAACGAGGCCCGCTCCAcgaaggagcaggaggagggtttTTATAG